From Sediminitomix flava, the proteins below share one genomic window:
- a CDS encoding alginate export family protein, translated as MIETILLLLILLFRSSVYAQEYKVDLDIRSRFEYRKGFGEPRPTDEDLDVAANFISQRTRMNTFFKDKRSFIELKFSFQDVRTWGATPILNNIDYGNFSLYEGWAKFNISKSTSIKVGRQELKYDDYRILGNVDWAQQGLVHEAIVFTYEGLFKIHVGGGYQTDEENLYRQAYSSNNYKTLQFVWLNKSFKKLQLSFLFLNNGIEQVESIDPNFTASDLKIRFSQTMGGRLLFNLEFLDVTLNGYYQTGKDGVNRNINAYNLLLELRGKLYELVEIIVGGELLSGNDVIDDGSNKAFNPLYGMNHKFNGLMDYYYVGGRHVDNVGLQDYYAKLKFNIRDNWKLNANYHLFKSIGRQLLNSSGDLTDISLGQEFDFIATYELNNQIKFDGGFSFLFAQEGIIDLRQLSTGIARDKNKINKWGWFRVSINPTIFFIKNEN; from the coding sequence ATGATAGAAACAATTCTACTTTTACTAATTCTATTATTTAGATCTTCAGTTTATGCACAAGAATATAAAGTAGATCTAGACATTCGCTCACGCTTTGAATATCGGAAAGGTTTTGGTGAGCCTCGTCCTACCGATGAAGATTTAGATGTAGCAGCTAACTTCATTTCTCAACGGACTAGAATGAATACTTTTTTTAAGGATAAAAGAAGTTTCATTGAATTAAAATTCAGTTTTCAAGACGTAAGGACATGGGGTGCAACTCCAATATTAAATAATATTGATTATGGAAACTTTAGCCTTTATGAAGGTTGGGCAAAATTTAATATTAGTAAATCCACTTCAATAAAAGTGGGGCGACAAGAACTAAAATATGATGATTACCGAATATTAGGTAATGTGGATTGGGCGCAACAAGGCTTAGTTCATGAAGCTATAGTTTTCACATATGAAGGTTTATTCAAAATACATGTAGGCGGAGGGTATCAAACGGATGAAGAAAATCTATATAGGCAGGCCTACTCAAGTAACAACTACAAAACACTACAGTTTGTATGGCTAAATAAGAGTTTTAAGAAACTCCAATTAAGCTTTCTTTTTCTCAATAATGGAATTGAACAAGTTGAGTCTATTGATCCTAACTTTACTGCAAGTGATCTTAAAATCCGTTTCAGTCAGACAATGGGTGGACGTTTACTATTTAATTTAGAGTTTTTAGATGTGACTCTTAATGGTTATTACCAAACTGGGAAAGATGGGGTAAATAGAAATATCAATGCATATAACTTGCTTTTAGAGCTAAGGGGGAAATTGTATGAATTAGTAGAGATAATCGTTGGGGGAGAACTCCTATCTGGTAACGATGTTATTGACGATGGTAGTAATAAAGCATTTAATCCATTGTATGGAATGAATCACAAATTCAATGGATTAATGGACTATTATTATGTTGGAGGAAGGCATGTAGATAATGTAGGCTTACAAGATTACTATGCTAAGTTGAAGTTTAATATTCGTGATAATTGGAAGCTAAATGCAAATTATCACCTTTTTAAATCAATAGGGCGTCAATTATTAAATTCTTCAGGGGATTTAACCGATATATCCCTAGGTCAAGAATTTGACTTCATAGCGACTTATGAACTAAATAATCAGATTAAGTTCGATGGTGGTTTTTCATTTTTATTTGCACAAGAAGGAATAATTGATTTAAGACAATTAAGTACTGGAATTGCTAGGGACAAAAATAAAATCAACAAATGGGGATGGTTTCGTGTAAGTATTAATCCAACTATTTTCTTTATTAAGAATGAAAATTAG